One region of Cyanobium sp. M30B3 genomic DNA includes:
- a CDS encoding lytic transglycosylase domain-containing protein has translation MLRPAPLRRLPLLLAVTCLGSGGLLLLGRQLLQLRPPLTPRLEAGELRRIRRLDPDPQRRREAALLLSRDRGGPEGGDPRRQLDWLKNQGWGGDPLAALVLKRQAEATRTLGDSDGAKALWADLLNRFPSDPASADALYALGRDQPDLRHQLLDRFPAHPAALAAAQEQGSAGALHLARWGPRWPGAAAALRERCGARQAPLQTGEREQLAAGLAQLGLVEPALQCLGNRPASPDTQLALARALLRDPEQEAAAEARLLAIARQAPSSPSAVEAVRLLSEGTSATSLEALRQLPAALQDSAAVQARLARESTSPDATLAVLRRWPADPASWDLQWQRARALALEGNWSASLQLLGEPALAGQLPTPLEARRWFWQGLAEWQLGRRQEARQIWQELLERLPGGYYGWRAADRLGQGSLNLRGDDTTLAQAQWTPLNSGVGAIDRLWRLGQPLEAWEQWRIQTKGVSPTEPSQLAVEGRLRRAVGDHWLGLGQLEQASLRLPAGQCRLAGDLERELHTPAYSSELEQAAGQAGLAAPLLAAIAKQESRFSPGVRSPVGAVGLLQLMPDTAAEVAGSPVAEAELEQPGRNAELGARYLKQMLSQWQGNPVPAVASYNAGPGAVAGWIDPRLSEQPEVWVEAIPYPETRLYVKKVLGNLWSMAAPRPPACPPEG, from the coding sequence GTGCTCCGGCCTGCACCCTTGCGTCGCCTCCCCCTTCTTCTGGCTGTCACCTGCCTGGGCAGCGGCGGCCTGCTGCTGCTGGGTCGCCAGCTCCTGCAGCTGAGGCCGCCCCTCACCCCCCGGCTGGAGGCGGGCGAGCTGCGCCGCATCCGGCGGCTGGATCCCGACCCGCAGCGCCGCCGGGAGGCCGCCCTGCTGCTCAGCCGGGACAGGGGCGGTCCGGAGGGAGGCGATCCCCGGCGGCAGCTGGACTGGCTGAAGAACCAGGGCTGGGGGGGCGATCCCCTGGCGGCCCTGGTGCTGAAGCGCCAGGCCGAGGCCACCCGCACGCTGGGGGACAGCGACGGCGCGAAGGCCCTGTGGGCTGACCTGCTGAACCGCTTCCCGAGCGATCCCGCCAGCGCCGATGCCCTCTACGCCCTGGGCCGGGATCAGCCCGACCTGCGCCATCAGCTGCTGGATCGCTTCCCGGCCCACCCGGCCGCCCTGGCCGCGGCCCAGGAGCAGGGCAGCGCCGGAGCCCTGCACCTGGCCCGCTGGGGCCCCCGCTGGCCCGGGGCTGCCGCGGCCCTGCGCGAGCGCTGCGGCGCCAGGCAAGCGCCACTCCAGACCGGCGAGCGCGAGCAGCTGGCCGCCGGCCTGGCCCAGCTCGGCCTGGTGGAGCCGGCGCTCCAGTGCCTGGGCAACCGCCCGGCCAGCCCAGACACCCAGCTGGCCCTGGCCCGGGCGCTGCTGCGCGACCCCGAGCAGGAGGCCGCCGCTGAAGCCCGCCTGCTGGCCATCGCCCGCCAGGCCCCCAGCAGCCCCAGCGCCGTGGAGGCGGTGCGGCTGCTCAGCGAGGGAACCAGCGCCACCAGCCTGGAGGCGCTCAGGCAGTTGCCCGCCGCGCTCCAGGACAGCGCAGCGGTGCAGGCGCGCCTGGCGCGGGAGAGCACGAGCCCGGACGCCACCCTGGCGGTGCTGCGCCGCTGGCCGGCGGATCCGGCCAGCTGGGACCTGCAATGGCAGCGGGCCCGGGCGCTGGCCCTGGAGGGCAACTGGAGCGCCAGCCTGCAACTGCTGGGCGAACCGGCCCTGGCCGGGCAGCTGCCCACTCCGCTGGAGGCCCGGCGCTGGTTCTGGCAGGGACTGGCGGAATGGCAACTGGGCCGGCGACAGGAGGCCAGGCAGATCTGGCAGGAGCTGCTGGAACGCCTCCCCGGCGGCTATTACGGCTGGCGGGCCGCCGACCGGTTGGGACAGGGCAGCCTCAACCTGCGCGGCGACGACACCACCCTGGCGCAGGCGCAGTGGACCCCCCTGAACAGCGGCGTGGGCGCCATCGATCGCCTCTGGCGCCTCGGCCAGCCGCTGGAGGCCTGGGAGCAGTGGCGCATCCAGACCAAGGGGGTGAGTCCAACGGAGCCGTCCCAGCTGGCCGTGGAGGGGCGGCTGCGGCGGGCCGTGGGCGACCACTGGCTGGGGCTGGGCCAACTGGAGCAGGCCAGCCTGCGGCTGCCAGCGGGGCAGTGCCGACTGGCCGGCGACCTGGAGCGGGAGTTGCACACCCCGGCCTACAGCAGTGAACTGGAACAGGCCGCCGGCCAGGCCGGGCTGGCGGCCCCGCTGCTGGCGGCGATCGCCAAGCAGGAATCACGCTTCAGTCCCGGCGTGCGCTCACCGGTGGGGGCGGTGGGGCTGTTGCAGCTGATGCCGGACACCGCCGCCGAAGTGGCCGGCAGCCCGGTGGCTGAGGCCGAGCTGGAGCAGCCCGGGCGCAACGCGGAGCTGGGGGCCCGCTATCTGAAGCAGATGCTCAGCCAATGGCAGGGCAATCCCGTGCCGGCGGTGGCGAGCTACAACGCCGGCCCGGGGGCCGTGGCGGGCTGGATCGATCCGCGCCTCAGCGAGCAGCCCGAGGTGTGGGTGGAGGCGATCCCCTATCCGGAAACCCGCCTCTACGTGAAGAAGGTGCTGGGAAACCTCTGGAGCATGGCGGCTCCCCGGCCGCCCGCCTGTCCGCCGGAGGGCTGA
- a CDS encoding 4Fe-4S binding protein: protein MKRRLTLHFPREAVHQPITYRLAVDFDIAAKILRAQIAPNQSGTMVVELSGDIDELDAAESWLESQGLALNRAPGQIAIDRQRCVDCGICTSVCPSGALSCAAPAWQLSFAAQRCLVCEQCIPSCPFSAISLVLDPGGVSGR, encoded by the coding sequence GTGAAGCGCCGACTCACCCTCCATTTCCCGCGGGAAGCGGTGCACCAGCCGATCACCTACCGGCTGGCCGTGGACTTCGACATCGCCGCCAAGATCCTGCGCGCCCAGATCGCCCCGAACCAGAGCGGCACCATGGTGGTGGAGCTCTCCGGCGATATCGATGAACTCGACGCCGCCGAGAGCTGGCTGGAGAGCCAGGGCCTGGCGCTCAACCGGGCGCCCGGCCAGATCGCCATCGACCGGCAGCGCTGCGTCGACTGCGGGATCTGCACGAGCGTGTGCCCCAGTGGCGCCCTGAGCTGTGCGGCTCCCGCTTGGCAACTCAGCTTTGCTGCGCAACGCTGTCTGGTGTGTGAGCAGTGCATCCCCAGCTGTCCCTTCTCCGCCATCTCCCTCGTGCTCGATCCCGGTGGCGTCTCCGGCCGCTGA
- a CDS encoding thioredoxin family protein, translated as MNSPAPAAGPGPREKLILLTIAALLAGAVLWLRGGLQPQAPLEALARRSPELGVALANGRPTLVEFYADWCEACRSMAPALEAVESRQRERLNVVLLNVDNPRWQPEIDRYDVNGIPHLELFNSSGTDVGRSIGARSRVELDSLTTALIEDQPLPVLAGVGATSSLATPPPLEVSPAATQAGPRSHG; from the coding sequence ATGAACAGCCCCGCCCCAGCGGCTGGCCCCGGACCCCGCGAGAAGCTCATCCTGCTCACGATTGCCGCCCTGCTGGCGGGGGCGGTGCTGTGGCTGCGCGGCGGCCTGCAGCCCCAGGCCCCCCTGGAGGCCCTGGCCAGGCGCTCGCCGGAGCTGGGGGTGGCCCTGGCCAATGGCCGGCCCACGCTCGTGGAGTTCTACGCCGACTGGTGTGAGGCCTGCCGCAGCATGGCCCCGGCCCTGGAGGCCGTGGAGAGCCGCCAGCGCGAGCGGCTGAATGTGGTGCTGCTGAACGTGGACAACCCCCGCTGGCAGCCCGAGATCGACCGGTACGACGTGAATGGCATCCCCCACCTGGAGCTGTTCAACAGCAGCGGTACCGACGTGGGTCGCTCGATCGGCGCGCGCAGCCGGGTGGAGCTCGACAGCCTGACGACGGCCCTGATCGAAGACCAGCCGCTGCCGGTGCTGGCCGGCGTGGGCGCCACCAGCAGCCTGGCCACCCCGCCGCCCCTGGAGGTGAGCCCAGCAGCCACCCAGGCCGGACCGCGCAGCCACGGCTGA
- the thyX gene encoding FAD-dependent thymidylate synthase, with protein MDPRFQVACLSATPNPQQCVYAAMHQDYSEGFVAADRADWPDEQRAGEICVKRLLAGERGHYGPLEHAQIVLNVGWFPHSVMQQARTHRVGVSFDVQSMRYTGERICRAARGDLELEEVFYLRPVGDYSDRQGKKYHYSIEQRAIDLDLCRAAAERYRDLLAAGYAEEHARGILPFDYRQHFVVSFSLRAFLHFLDLRAKLDAQQEIRALCDLMWPHLQSWTPQFAEWYEKSRLHKARLAP; from the coding sequence ATGGATCCCCGTTTCCAGGTTGCCTGCCTCAGCGCCACGCCGAATCCCCAGCAGTGCGTGTACGCCGCGATGCACCAGGACTACAGCGAGGGCTTCGTGGCGGCAGACCGGGCCGACTGGCCGGATGAGCAGCGCGCCGGCGAGATCTGCGTGAAGCGGTTGCTGGCCGGCGAGCGCGGCCATTACGGCCCGCTGGAGCACGCCCAGATCGTGCTCAACGTGGGCTGGTTCCCCCATTCGGTGATGCAGCAGGCCCGCACCCACAGGGTTGGAGTTTCCTTTGATGTGCAATCGATGAGGTATACAGGCGAGCGCATCTGCCGCGCCGCCCGAGGTGACTTAGAGCTGGAAGAAGTGTTCTATCTGCGGCCCGTGGGCGACTACAGCGACCGCCAGGGCAAGAAATATCACTATTCGATCGAACAACGGGCCATCGATCTCGATCTCTGCCGCGCCGCCGCCGAGCGCTACCGCGACCTGCTCGCCGCCGGCTATGCCGAGGAGCACGCCCGCGGCATCCTGCCGTTCGACTACCGCCAGCACTTCGTGGTGAGCTTCAGCCTGCGGGCCTTCCTGCACTTCCTCGACCTGCGCGCCAAGCTCGACGCCCAGCAGGAGATCCGCGCCCTCTGCGACCTGATGTGGCCCCACCTGCAGAGCTGGACGCCGCAGTTCGCTGAGTGGTATGAGAAGAGCCGGCTGCATAAGGCCCGGCTGGCACCGTAA
- a CDS encoding PIN domain-containing protein: MTPDVNVLVAASRSDHPHHHSAMDWLAGALAAAARGDRLRLLPMVGAGFLRLVTHPRVFVEPTPLAGAQAFLAALLSADGVELLPLGGEWPLLEPLCLQHGLVGNAIADGWIAAAVLARRECLATFDRNFVPLLPARQLVLLNP; encoded by the coding sequence GTGACCCCCGACGTGAACGTGCTGGTGGCGGCCTCCCGCTCCGACCATCCACACCACCACAGCGCTATGGATTGGTTGGCAGGAGCCCTTGCCGCTGCCGCCCGGGGTGACCGCCTGCGCTTGTTGCCGATGGTGGGCGCCGGCTTCCTGCGGCTGGTCACCCATCCACGGGTGTTCGTGGAGCCCACGCCACTGGCTGGCGCCCAGGCCTTTCTGGCGGCCCTGCTCAGCGCCGATGGTGTGGAGCTGCTGCCGCTCGGCGGCGAATGGCCCCTGCTGGAGCCGCTCTGCCTGCAGCACGGGCTGGTGGGCAATGCCATCGCCGATGGCTGGATCGCCGCTGCCGTGCTGGCCCGCCGCGAATGCCTGGCGACCTTCGATCGGAATTTCGTCCCCCTGCTGCCGGCCCGTCAGTTGGTTCTGCTCAACCCCTGA
- a CDS encoding nucleotidyl transferase AbiEii/AbiGii toxin family protein, which produces MKAFCPRLEILPEGQCSLWPTLAALAPLGWVLYGGTAIALRYGHRVSVDFDFFSAQPLHRQELALALPWLASAVVLQEQPETLTLRSRDQQRRRCPGGLAPGSARHQAEGAVAAG; this is translated from the coding sequence TTGAAGGCCTTCTGCCCCCGCCTGGAGATCCTGCCGGAAGGGCAATGCAGCCTTTGGCCAACGCTGGCAGCTCTCGCCCCGCTCGGGTGGGTGCTCTATGGGGGCACCGCCATCGCCTTGCGTTACGGCCATCGCGTGTCGGTGGATTTTGATTTCTTCAGTGCCCAGCCGCTGCATCGGCAGGAGCTGGCGCTGGCACTGCCCTGGCTGGCCTCAGCAGTGGTGCTGCAGGAGCAGCCCGAAACACTCACGCTGCGATCCCGAGATCAGCAACGACGGCGTTGCCCAGGTGGCCTCGCCCCTGGATCTGCTCGCCACCAAGCTGAAGGTGCTGTTGCAGCGGGCTGA
- a CDS encoding glycosyltransferase translates to MVILFVHQNFPGQYLHLAAALRERGERIVAIGGATARTLPGIELHRYDPRPAEGVPPCHGWAADFQAKCLRAEAVGLLLEHLLQGGLAVDLVVGHPGWGELLAIKDLLPSTPVLHQVEFVYQMEGGDAGFDPEFTRSGWRPRTQLRLRRAPQLIPFHDLDWGLAPTHWQASTAPQEFRERISVIHEGIDTRRISPASGCSVTLRKAGLTFHPGDELVSFAARNLEPYRGFHVFMRMLPLLQSLRPRCHVVIVGGDGVSYGTAPAGGGSWREMLLRELAGRLDLSRIHFVGQVPHSVLHDLFRVTACHVYLSYPFVLGWSLLEAMACGAVVIGSATPPVQEVIDNGTNGLLVDFFAGEELAQRIAQVLADRAGHRPLADAARSTVISRYDLSSVCLPQQIALVERLARPRVGPSIQAGT, encoded by the coding sequence ATGGTGATTCTGTTCGTGCATCAGAACTTTCCTGGCCAGTACCTCCACCTGGCAGCAGCCCTGCGCGAGCGGGGGGAGCGGATCGTGGCGATCGGCGGTGCCACGGCGCGAACGCTGCCGGGCATTGAGCTCCACCGCTACGACCCCCGGCCGGCAGAGGGTGTCCCCCCCTGCCATGGCTGGGCTGCCGATTTCCAGGCGAAGTGCCTGCGAGCCGAGGCCGTGGGCCTGCTGCTGGAGCACCTGCTGCAGGGCGGCCTTGCCGTGGACCTCGTGGTGGGCCATCCCGGCTGGGGAGAGTTGCTGGCCATCAAGGACCTGCTCCCCTCCACGCCGGTGCTGCATCAGGTGGAGTTTGTGTACCAGATGGAAGGCGGGGACGCCGGCTTCGATCCAGAGTTCACCCGCAGCGGTTGGCGGCCACGCACGCAGCTGCGTCTGCGGCGAGCACCCCAGCTGATCCCCTTTCACGACCTCGACTGGGGGCTGGCTCCCACCCACTGGCAGGCGTCCACAGCACCGCAGGAGTTCCGTGAACGGATCAGCGTGATCCACGAAGGCATCGATACCCGGCGGATCTCACCGGCCTCCGGGTGCTCGGTGACTCTGCGCAAAGCCGGCCTCACCTTCCATCCCGGTGACGAGCTGGTGAGCTTCGCGGCACGCAACCTTGAGCCCTATCGCGGATTTCACGTGTTCATGAGGATGCTGCCGCTGTTGCAGTCACTGCGCCCCCGATGCCATGTGGTGATCGTGGGGGGAGATGGGGTGAGCTATGGAACTGCTCCGGCCGGCGGCGGCAGCTGGCGGGAGATGCTGCTCAGGGAGCTGGCGGGACGTCTCGATCTCAGCCGCATCCACTTCGTGGGGCAGGTGCCCCACTCCGTGCTCCACGATCTGTTCCGGGTCACCGCCTGTCATGTGTACCTGAGCTATCCCTTCGTGCTCGGCTGGAGCCTGCTGGAGGCGATGGCCTGCGGGGCTGTGGTGATCGGCTCAGCCACGCCGCCTGTGCAGGAGGTGATCGACAACGGCACCAACGGGCTGCTGGTGGATTTCTTCGCCGGCGAGGAGCTGGCCCAACGCATTGCCCAGGTGCTGGCCGATCGGGCAGGCCACCGCCCCCTTGCCGATGCCGCCCGCAGCACCGTGATCAGCCGCTACGACCTGAGCAGCGTCTGTCTGCCGCAGCAGATCGCGCTGGTTGAGCGCCTGGCCCGCCCGCGTGTGGGGCCTTCTATCCAGGCTGGGACGTGA